A portion of the Oxynema aestuarii AP17 genome contains these proteins:
- a CDS encoding C39 family peptidase, with the protein MSISLVNVFQYYEDASHQAEALQYLQQELERSHPELLSNNSEFIEIWRNPEPDLSLNSIDTSGNGAAVATAVTPAPAATATRTATATVVETKPKTVHLPVPYLTQLDNVNNPHGSCNVTCVAMCLGYFNHPLKNSYGKQLEDELYEYCLNNGLSRHSPTDLQKLIQIYGYKDDFQPDAKWGDVKKWLDAGNPCISHGWFTRSGHIIAIVGYNEKGWIVNDPYGEWFSWGYDTTVSGKGLTYSYGMMKKLCGPDGDNWIHFVSK; encoded by the coding sequence GGTTAACGTTTTCCAATATTACGAAGATGCATCCCACCAGGCCGAAGCGCTGCAATACCTTCAGCAAGAACTCGAACGCAGCCATCCCGAATTGTTGAGCAACAATTCGGAGTTTATCGAGATTTGGAGAAATCCCGAACCGGATTTATCGCTCAATTCCATTGACACCTCGGGCAATGGGGCGGCGGTGGCGACTGCCGTAACGCCAGCCCCGGCAGCGACGGCGACGCGCACGGCGACGGCGACGGTGGTGGAAACGAAGCCGAAAACGGTTCACCTGCCCGTTCCCTATTTAACCCAATTGGATAACGTCAATAACCCGCACGGGTCGTGTAACGTGACTTGCGTGGCGATGTGTTTGGGGTATTTCAACCATCCGTTGAAGAATTCTTACGGGAAACAACTCGAAGATGAGTTGTACGAATATTGCTTGAATAATGGCTTGTCGCGCCACTCGCCCACGGATTTGCAGAAGTTAATTCAAATTTACGGCTACAAGGATGATTTCCAGCCGGATGCGAAGTGGGGGGATGTCAAGAAGTGGCTGGATGCGGGCAATCCGTGTATTTCTCACGGGTGGTTCACGCGATCGGGTCATATCATTGCGATCGTCGGCTACAACGAGAAAGGTTGGATCGTCAACGATCCTTACGGGGAGTGGTTCTCCTGGGGATATGACACCACGGTAAGTGGCAAAGGCTTGACTTATTCTTACGGGATGATGAAAAA